In the Mycolicibacter sp. MU0102 genome, one interval contains:
- a CDS encoding F0F1 ATP synthase subunit epsilon, translated as MAELDVDIVAVDRKVWSGKATFIFTRTTVGEIGILPGHIPVVAELVDDAMVRVDRVEEDELRLAVHGGFLSVTEEGVSILAEAVDFTSEIDEASARHEAQSSDPKMAARGRARLRALGLID; from the coding sequence ATGGCAGAGCTTGACGTCGACATCGTCGCGGTCGATCGCAAGGTGTGGTCGGGCAAGGCCACGTTCATCTTCACCCGGACCACCGTCGGTGAGATCGGCATCCTGCCGGGACACATCCCGGTGGTTGCCGAGCTCGTCGATGACGCGATGGTGCGGGTGGACCGCGTCGAGGAGGACGAACTGCGGCTTGCCGTACACGGCGGCTTCCTGTCGGTGACCGAAGAGGGCGTCAGCATCTTGGCTGAGGCCGTCGACTTCACCTCGGAGATCGACGAGGCGTCCGCACGGCACGAGGCCCAGTCCAGCGACCCCAAGATGGCTGCACGGGGGCGGGCCAGGCTGCGCGCCCTGGGTCTAATCGACTAA
- a CDS encoding DNA-3-methyladenine glycosylase 2 family protein — MHDDFDRCYRAVKSKDARFDGWFITAVLTTGIYCRPSCPARTPLPPNVEFYPTAAAAQRAGFRACKRCRPDAAPGSPEWNIRGDIVGRAMRLIADGTVDREGVSGLAGHLGYSARQLQRLLQAEVGAGPLALARAQRTQTARVLIETTDLPLGDVAFAAGFASIRQFNDTVRAVCATTPTALRSNAVARSRAPSDREAPGPGALSLRLPVRTPFAFEGVFGHLAACAVPGCEEVRDGAYRRTLRLPHGNGIVSLRPASDHVRCRLVLDDFRDLTAAITRCRRLLDLDADPEAVVEALTADSDLAPLVAKAPGQRIPRTVDEAELAVRAVLSQQVSTKAARTHTHRLVFAHGQQIDDAEGGLTHVFPSVERLADIDPDQLALPQARRRTLLTLVAGLADGTLGLNAGCDWEQARHDLMALPGIGAWTAEMIAMRGLGDPDAFPVTDLGVQVAARRYGLPDTPQALIQRSARWRPWRSYATQHLWASLDHAVNDWPPASKEIA; from the coding sequence GTGCATGACGACTTCGACCGCTGCTATCGCGCCGTGAAGTCCAAGGACGCCCGTTTCGACGGCTGGTTCATCACCGCGGTTCTCACGACAGGCATCTATTGCCGGCCCAGTTGCCCGGCGCGCACGCCGCTGCCGCCGAATGTGGAGTTCTACCCCACCGCCGCGGCAGCGCAGCGAGCCGGCTTCCGCGCCTGCAAGCGTTGCCGACCAGACGCCGCGCCGGGTTCTCCGGAATGGAACATCCGCGGCGACATCGTGGGGCGGGCCATGCGCCTGATCGCCGACGGCACGGTCGATAGGGAGGGCGTAAGCGGGCTTGCCGGCCACCTCGGCTACTCGGCCCGCCAGTTGCAGCGGTTGCTGCAGGCCGAGGTCGGCGCCGGCCCGCTGGCACTGGCCCGCGCCCAGCGCACGCAGACCGCCCGCGTGCTGATCGAGACCACCGACCTGCCGTTGGGTGATGTGGCCTTCGCCGCCGGCTTCGCCAGTATTCGGCAGTTCAATGACACCGTCCGCGCCGTGTGCGCCACGACGCCGACGGCGTTGCGCAGCAATGCCGTGGCGCGGTCACGAGCTCCCTCCGACCGCGAGGCCCCCGGTCCGGGCGCATTGTCGCTGCGGCTACCGGTGCGCACGCCGTTTGCGTTCGAGGGTGTGTTCGGGCATCTGGCGGCGTGCGCGGTGCCCGGTTGCGAGGAGGTACGTGACGGCGCCTACCGGCGCACTCTGCGGCTGCCGCACGGCAACGGCATTGTCAGCCTGCGCCCGGCGTCCGACCATGTCCGATGCCGTCTCGTGCTCGACGACTTCCGCGATCTCACCGCCGCGATCACCCGCTGCCGACGACTGTTGGACCTCGACGCTGACCCCGAAGCCGTCGTGGAGGCCCTTACGGCCGACTCCGATCTGGCTCCCCTGGTGGCCAAGGCGCCGGGGCAACGCATTCCGCGTACCGTCGACGAAGCCGAGCTCGCGGTGCGGGCGGTGCTCAGCCAGCAGGTGTCGACCAAAGCCGCACGCACCCATACCCATAGGCTAGTTTTTGCCCACGGTCAACAGATCGACGATGCCGAAGGCGGGCTCACTCATGTCTTTCCCTCGGTGGAACGGCTCGCCGACATCGATCCCGATCAGCTCGCCCTCCCTCAAGCCCGTCGGCGAACGCTGCTCACTCTGGTCGCGGGCTTGGCCGACGGCACTCTGGGCCTCAATGCGGGCTGCGACTGGGAACAGGCGCGCCACGACCTGATGGCGCTCCCGGGTATCGGGGCCTGGACCGCCGAGATGATCGCCATGCGCGGGCTGGGCGACCCCGACGCGTTTCCCGTCACCGATCTCGGCGTGCAGGTGGCTGCGCGCCGATACGGCCTGCCCGACACCCCGCAAGCCCTGATCCAGCGCAGTGCGCGGTGGCGACCGTGGCGCTCCTATGCCACCCAGCATCTGTGGGCCAGCCTCGATCACGCCGTGAACGACTGGCCACCGGCGTCGAAGGAGATCGCATGA
- a CDS encoding methylated-DNA--[protein]-cysteine S-methyltransferase, with protein sequence MTTQRIIDSPIGPLTLAGNDDKLSHLLMLDHSHAPSRTGWIRDDTAFPDVVEQLAAYFAGDLTDFDLAYEMAGTEFQRRVWTALLTIPYGQTRSYGELASQIGSPTASRAVGLANGRNPISIIVPCHRVIGSNGSLTGYGGGIDRKRTLLALEQQHSHATLFD encoded by the coding sequence ATGACCACGCAGCGCATCATCGATAGCCCCATCGGTCCGCTGACCTTGGCCGGCAATGACGACAAGCTCAGCCATCTGTTGATGCTGGATCACTCCCACGCCCCCAGCCGGACCGGTTGGATTCGCGACGACACCGCGTTTCCGGATGTGGTGGAGCAGCTCGCGGCCTACTTCGCCGGCGACCTCACCGACTTCGATCTGGCCTACGAGATGGCCGGCACCGAATTCCAACGCCGCGTGTGGACTGCCCTACTGACCATCCCGTACGGCCAGACGCGCTCTTACGGTGAGCTGGCCAGCCAGATCGGGTCGCCCACGGCGTCGCGCGCAGTTGGGTTGGCCAACGGCCGCAACCCGATCTCGATCATCGTCCCCTGCCACCGGGTGATTGGCAGCAACGGCAGCCTCACCGGGTACGGCGGCGGAATCGACCGCAAGCGGACCCTGCTCGCCCTCGAACAGCAGCACAGCCACGCCACCCTGTTCGACTGA
- a CDS encoding cob(I)yrinic acid a,c-diamide adenosyltransferase: protein MAVHITRVYTRTGDDGTTGLSDFSRVPKTDPRLVAYADVEEANAAIGVAIALGEPAEVVSATLLHIQNDLFDAGADLATPVAENPKYPPLRITADYVDRVEAWCDEYNEQLPPLNSFILPGGSPLSALLHVARTAVRRAERSAWAALDAYPEGVSVLPAKYLNRLSDLMFVLCRVANTDGDVLWKPGGERTDRPEK, encoded by the coding sequence ATGGCAGTGCACATCACGCGCGTTTACACCCGTACCGGCGACGACGGAACGACCGGCTTGAGCGACTTCTCCCGCGTACCCAAGACCGATCCGCGGTTGGTGGCCTACGCCGATGTCGAGGAGGCCAACGCCGCGATCGGTGTCGCGATTGCGCTCGGCGAACCCGCCGAGGTGGTGAGCGCCACACTGCTGCACATTCAAAACGACCTGTTCGACGCAGGTGCGGATCTGGCCACGCCGGTCGCCGAGAATCCGAAGTACCCGCCGCTGCGGATCACCGCCGACTACGTCGACCGAGTGGAGGCGTGGTGTGACGAGTACAACGAACAGCTGCCCCCGCTCAACTCGTTCATCCTGCCGGGCGGCTCACCACTGTCGGCACTGCTGCACGTGGCTCGAACCGCGGTGCGCCGGGCCGAGCGCTCGGCCTGGGCCGCACTCGATGCCTACCCCGAGGGCGTGTCGGTGCTGCCGGCAAAGTATTTGAATCGCTTGTCGGACTTGATGTTTGTCCTGTGCCGAGTGGCAAACACCGATGGTGACGTGCTCTGGAAGCCCGGCGGCGAACGCACTGATCGCCCCGAAAAGTAG
- the atpD gene encoding F0F1 ATP synthase subunit beta, producing MTVTADKTTAGRVVRVTGPVVDVEFPRGAVPELFNALHAEISFSELAKTLTLEVAQHLGDNLVRTISMQPTDGLVRGTEVTDTGAAISVPVGHEVKGHVFNALGNCLDKPGYGEDFEHWGIHRKPPAFNELEPRTEMLETGLKVVDLLTPYVRGGKIALFGGAGVGKTVLIQEMINRIARNFGGTSVFAGVGERTREGNDLWVELEDANVLKDTALVFGQMDEPPGTRMRVALSALTMAEWFRDEAGQDVLLFIDNIFRFTQAGSEVSTLLGRMPSAVGYQPTLADEMGELQERITSTRGRSITSMQAVYVPADDYTDPAPATTFAHLDATTELSRAVFSKGIFPAVDPLASSSTILDPAIVGDDHYRVAQEVIRVLQRYKDLQDIIAILGIDELSEEDKQLVGRARRIERFLSQNMMAAEQFTGQPGSTVPLKETIEAFDRLTKGDFDHLPEQAFFLIGGLDDLAKKAESLGAKL from the coding sequence ATGACTGTTACCGCTGACAAGACAACCGCCGGCCGCGTGGTACGCGTCACCGGCCCCGTCGTCGACGTCGAGTTCCCCCGGGGCGCGGTGCCTGAGCTGTTCAACGCTCTGCACGCGGAGATCTCCTTCTCGGAGCTGGCCAAGACGCTGACCCTCGAGGTCGCCCAGCACTTGGGTGACAACCTGGTCCGCACCATTTCGATGCAGCCCACCGACGGCCTGGTGCGTGGCACCGAGGTCACCGACACCGGTGCCGCGATCTCGGTGCCGGTGGGTCACGAGGTCAAGGGCCACGTGTTCAACGCCCTCGGGAACTGCCTCGACAAGCCGGGCTACGGCGAGGACTTCGAGCACTGGGGCATCCACCGGAAGCCCCCGGCCTTCAATGAGCTGGAACCGCGCACCGAGATGCTCGAGACCGGCCTGAAGGTCGTCGACCTGCTCACCCCGTACGTGCGTGGCGGCAAGATCGCCCTGTTCGGTGGTGCCGGCGTGGGCAAGACCGTGCTTATCCAGGAGATGATCAACCGTATCGCCCGCAACTTCGGTGGCACCTCGGTGTTCGCCGGCGTGGGGGAGCGCACCCGTGAGGGCAACGACCTGTGGGTCGAGCTCGAGGACGCCAACGTGCTCAAGGACACCGCCTTGGTGTTCGGTCAGATGGACGAGCCGCCGGGCACTCGTATGCGCGTGGCGCTGTCGGCCCTGACCATGGCCGAGTGGTTCCGCGACGAGGCGGGCCAGGACGTGCTGCTGTTCATCGACAACATCTTCCGGTTCACCCAGGCCGGCTCCGAGGTTTCGACCCTGCTGGGCCGCATGCCTTCGGCCGTGGGTTACCAGCCCACGCTGGCCGACGAGATGGGTGAGCTGCAGGAGCGGATCACCTCGACCCGCGGTCGGTCCATCACCTCGATGCAGGCCGTGTACGTGCCCGCCGACGACTACACCGACCCGGCGCCGGCGACCACGTTCGCGCACCTGGACGCGACCACCGAGCTCAGCCGTGCGGTGTTCTCCAAGGGCATCTTCCCGGCGGTGGACCCGCTGGCCTCCAGCTCGACCATTCTGGACCCGGCCATCGTCGGCGACGACCACTACCGTGTCGCCCAGGAGGTCATCCGGGTGCTCCAGCGGTACAAGGACCTGCAGGACATCATCGCCATCCTCGGTATCGACGAGCTCTCCGAAGAGGACAAGCAGCTGGTCGGCAGGGCACGGCGTATCGAGCGGTTCCTGAGCCAGAACATGATGGCTGCCGAGCAGTTCACCGGCCAGCCCGGTTCGACGGTGCCGCTGAAGGAGACCATCGAGGCCTTCGACCGCTTGACCAAGGGCGACTTCGACCACCTGCCCGAGCAGGCGTTCTTCCTGATCGGTGGTCTCGACGACCTGGCCAAGAAGGCCGAGAGCCTGGGCGCCAAGCTGTGA
- a CDS encoding DUF2550 domain-containing protein, whose translation MSTPMICMVVLVGVLLGAVVALSYRLWKLRQGGTAAIMRDLPAVGGHGWRHGVVRYRGGEAAFYRLSSVRLWPDRRLSRRGVDVVARRAPRGDEFDIMTDEIVVLELCDVAQDRRAGFEIALDRGARTAFLSWLEARPSPRARRQSY comes from the coding sequence ATGAGCACGCCCATGATCTGCATGGTCGTGCTCGTCGGCGTTTTGCTGGGCGCCGTTGTTGCGCTCAGCTACCGGCTGTGGAAGCTGCGTCAGGGCGGTACGGCCGCGATCATGCGCGACCTTCCGGCCGTTGGCGGACACGGCTGGCGTCATGGCGTGGTCCGCTATCGCGGCGGCGAAGCGGCTTTCTACCGTCTTTCCAGCGTGCGGTTGTGGCCGGATCGTCGGCTCAGTCGACGTGGCGTGGACGTGGTGGCCCGCCGTGCGCCCCGCGGCGACGAATTCGACATCATGACCGACGAGATCGTGGTGCTCGAACTCTGCGATGTCGCTCAGGACCGTCGGGCCGGCTTCGAGATAGCGCTGGACCGCGGCGCGCGGACCGCCTTCCTGTCCTGGCTGGAGGCGCGCCCGTCCCCGCGGGCCCGGCGGCAGAGCTACTGA
- a CDS encoding PE-PPE domain-containing protein codes for MQSPAFSLTGNGTSLGDGVALIMGGTGIPQPTPAFMAAIDELFLKPHGFTGDLYSQFGPENVSSTSSAVGLRYLENSIAERLNAGTVDAEHPIVVFGYSQSGGIAANLVAWLQENEVSNDLVRIVTIGSMSAARVDLDGYHTDVYNYEYDPVGVKPIYDNPLSQLNSALGFIYGHSVYASATPEEIANAIELPVSDPDSLTTFHMMPLEILPLLAPLQLLPIIGMPLYELLEPVTRILVNLGYGSIDHGWPPGDIDQLPAGGGLLPPNIDFGDLVTALGKAALDGISNSISSWFDPETYHIYGLNDHPSLLPIINEGYLAGYLDSPTPTLDEALTGLSAFLAAFTNQDVFPMPDPIDIIG; via the coding sequence GTGCAGTCGCCGGCGTTCTCGCTCACGGGGAACGGTACGTCGCTCGGAGACGGCGTCGCATTGATCATGGGCGGTACGGGCATTCCCCAGCCCACTCCCGCCTTTATGGCGGCCATCGACGAGCTCTTCTTGAAGCCGCATGGCTTCACCGGCGACCTGTACTCGCAGTTTGGCCCGGAGAACGTCAGTTCGACCTCGAGTGCGGTCGGCCTTCGGTACCTGGAGAACTCGATTGCCGAGCGGCTCAATGCCGGGACCGTGGATGCAGAGCATCCGATCGTGGTCTTCGGCTACTCCCAGAGTGGCGGGATCGCGGCAAACCTGGTGGCTTGGCTGCAAGAGAACGAGGTGTCCAACGACCTTGTCCGGATCGTGACGATCGGTTCCATGTCGGCCGCTCGGGTCGATCTCGATGGTTATCACACCGACGTCTACAACTACGAGTACGACCCGGTTGGGGTCAAGCCGATCTACGACAACCCGTTGTCGCAGCTCAACTCCGCGCTGGGTTTCATCTACGGACACTCGGTGTACGCGAGCGCGACTCCGGAAGAGATCGCGAATGCCATCGAACTACCGGTCAGCGACCCTGACTCGCTGACCACGTTCCACATGATGCCGTTGGAGATCCTGCCGCTGCTGGCACCGCTGCAGCTGCTCCCGATCATCGGAATGCCGCTCTATGAGCTGCTGGAGCCGGTAACCCGGATCTTGGTGAATCTCGGCTACGGCAGCATCGACCACGGCTGGCCGCCGGGAGACATCGACCAGTTGCCTGCCGGCGGTGGTCTGTTACCGCCCAACATCGACTTCGGTGACCTCGTCACCGCGTTGGGCAAGGCAGCGCTGGACGGGATCAGCAACTCCATCTCCAGCTGGTTCGACCCCGAGACGTACCACATCTACGGATTGAACGACCACCCGTCGCTGCTTCCGATCATCAACGAGGGATACCTGGCGGGATACCTGGACTCGCCGACCCCGACATTGGACGAGGCCCTGACCGGTCTGTCTGCCTTCCTGGCGGCGTTCACCAACCAAGACGTGTTCCCGATGCCCGACCCGATCGACATCATCGGCTAG
- a CDS encoding F0F1 ATP synthase subunit gamma has translation MAATLRELRGRIRSAGSIKKITKAQELIATSRIGRAQTRLETARPYADEITRLLTTLAAEAALEHPLLVERSEPKRAGVLVVSSDRGLCGGYNANVFRRAEELFSLLRSEGKDPVLYVVGRKALAYYSFRNWAVTDSWTGFSEQPTYENAATIASTLVEAFLAGVDDDGDHPGTDGVLGVDELHIVSTDFRSMLSQSAEARRIAPMLVEYVGEESGPKTLYSFEPDATTLFDSLLPRYLTTRVYAALLDSAASELASRQRAMKSATDNADDLIKALTLEANRERQAQITQEISEIVGGANALADAAR, from the coding sequence ATGGCAGCCACACTTCGCGAACTACGCGGGCGAATCCGCTCAGCCGGGTCGATCAAGAAGATCACCAAGGCTCAGGAGCTGATCGCCACCTCGCGTATCGGCCGGGCGCAGACTCGGCTGGAAACGGCCCGGCCGTACGCCGACGAGATCACCCGATTGCTCACCACTCTGGCCGCCGAGGCGGCCCTGGAGCACCCGCTGCTGGTCGAGCGCAGCGAGCCCAAGCGGGCGGGTGTCCTGGTGGTGTCGTCCGACCGTGGTCTGTGTGGCGGCTACAACGCCAACGTCTTCCGCCGGGCAGAGGAGCTGTTCTCTCTGCTGCGCTCGGAGGGTAAGGACCCGGTTCTCTACGTCGTCGGACGCAAGGCCCTGGCCTACTACTCGTTCCGGAACTGGGCGGTCACCGACTCCTGGACCGGATTCTCCGAGCAGCCGACCTACGAGAACGCCGCCACGATCGCCTCGACTCTGGTTGAGGCCTTCCTGGCCGGCGTCGACGACGACGGCGACCACCCGGGCACCGACGGGGTCCTGGGCGTCGACGAACTGCACATCGTGTCGACCGACTTCCGCTCGATGCTGTCGCAGTCGGCCGAGGCGCGTCGGATCGCCCCGATGCTGGTGGAGTACGTGGGCGAGGAGAGCGGTCCGAAGACCCTGTACTCCTTCGAGCCGGACGCCACCACGCTGTTCGACTCGTTGCTGCCGCGGTATCTGACCACCCGTGTGTATGCCGCGCTGCTCGACTCGGCGGCCTCGGAGCTGGCTTCGCGCCAGCGCGCGATGAAGTCGGCGACCGACAATGCCGACGACTTGATCAAAGCGTTGACCCTTGAGGCCAACCGTGAGCGCCAGGCTCAGATCACCCAGGAAATCAGCGAAATCGTTGGCGGTGCGAATGCCCTCGCCGACGCCGCCCGGTAA
- the murA gene encoding UDP-N-acetylglucosamine 1-carboxyvinyltransferase, producing the protein MGERFVVTGGNRLSGEVAVGGAKNSVLKLMAAALLAEGTSTITNCPDILDVPLMAEVLRGLGANVELEGTTVRITSPDEPKYDADFAAVRQFRASVCVLGPLVGRCLKAKVALPGGDAIGSRPLDMHQAGLRQLGATCNIEHGCVVAHAEKLRGAEIQLEFPSVGATENILMAAVLAEGVTTIHNAAREPDVADLCTMLNQMGAQIEGAGSPTLKITGVPRLHPTEHEVIGDRIVAATWAIAAVMTRGDISVTGVDPSHLQLVLHKLHDAGATVTQSDNGFRVVQYERPKAVNVATLPFPGFPTDLQPMAIGLAAIADGTSMITENVFEARFRFVEEMIRLGADARTDGHHAVVRGLPQLSSAPVWASDIRAGAGLVLAGLVADGETEVHDVFHIDRGYPLFVEYLGDLGAEIERVI; encoded by the coding sequence GTGGGTGAGCGTTTCGTGGTTACCGGGGGTAACCGATTGTCCGGTGAGGTCGCCGTCGGTGGCGCTAAGAACAGCGTCCTGAAGCTGATGGCGGCGGCTTTGTTGGCGGAGGGCACCAGCACCATCACCAACTGCCCGGACATTCTGGACGTGCCGCTGATGGCCGAGGTGCTGCGCGGCTTGGGTGCCAATGTCGAACTTGAGGGCACCACCGTGCGCATCACCTCGCCCGACGAACCCAAATACGACGCGGACTTCGCCGCGGTGCGCCAGTTCCGGGCGTCGGTCTGTGTGTTGGGCCCCCTGGTGGGGCGGTGTCTGAAGGCGAAAGTCGCACTACCGGGCGGCGACGCGATCGGCTCGCGCCCGCTCGACATGCATCAAGCCGGCCTGCGGCAGCTGGGCGCCACCTGCAATATCGAACACGGCTGTGTGGTTGCCCACGCCGAGAAGCTGCGCGGCGCCGAGATCCAGTTGGAGTTCCCGTCGGTCGGCGCCACCGAGAACATCCTGATGGCCGCGGTCCTGGCCGAAGGCGTCACGACCATCCACAACGCGGCACGTGAGCCCGATGTCGCTGATCTCTGCACGATGCTCAACCAGATGGGCGCCCAGATCGAAGGTGCGGGTTCTCCAACGCTGAAGATCACCGGGGTACCACGTCTGCATCCCACCGAACACGAAGTGATCGGCGACCGGATCGTGGCGGCGACCTGGGCGATTGCTGCGGTGATGACCCGCGGCGACATCTCGGTCACCGGGGTGGACCCATCTCACCTGCAGCTTGTTCTGCACAAGCTGCACGATGCGGGGGCGACGGTCACCCAGTCCGATAACGGCTTCCGGGTGGTGCAATACGAGCGGCCGAAGGCCGTCAACGTCGCGACCTTGCCGTTTCCCGGATTCCCCACTGACCTGCAGCCGATGGCGATCGGCCTCGCGGCGATCGCCGATGGCACATCGATGATCACCGAGAACGTCTTCGAGGCCAGATTCCGGTTCGTCGAGGAGATGATCCGCCTTGGGGCCGATGCGCGTACCGACGGCCACCATGCGGTGGTGCGTGGGCTGCCGCAGCTCTCGAGTGCACCCGTGTGGGCCTCCGACATCCGTGCTGGAGCCGGTCTGGTCCTTGCGGGCCTGGTCGCAGACGGTGAGACCGAGGTCCACGACGTTTTCCACATCGATCGCGGCTACCCGTTATTCGTGGAATATCTAGGCGATTTGGGCGCTGAGATAGAACGTGTAATATAG